Below is a genomic region from Prunus persica cultivar Lovell chromosome G3, Prunus_persica_NCBIv2, whole genome shotgun sequence.
AAACAGGAAGCATATTttgcaataataaaaaaaccaaaaggcagCATAATATAGATATcggtttattattattttttattcaagaCTTACCTAGACTACAGCCCACCACAACCTTGGCTGTAGTTCCGCCCCTGCCAAGTAGGTCACTTTAACTTAAAGGGAATAATGTGggatttgaccactcaattatattattgttattttagtcttttcttCAAGTATCGTGTTCATCTATTTCGTTACTAGCAATTAGAtgctttaatgattttcaatttttctgattttttgcaaggatgatctatgaatgaagacttaaaaaatagacagttgggattgttgaaaaaaaaaattcatagggtaccctaaagggtgtctctcaaataaaattattagaaggatccctcaatggaaggggtatatatatatatatagtacagATATATTAAagacaattttgaaaaaacaactTCGAAAgtgcgaaaaaaaaaaaagagcccaAGAGAGCAAGTAAAGGAGAGTACAAGTTCTAATCTGGGGGTTTTCCCTTGATCCCGTTGGGATTTCACAACAAAGGAGCGTGGAAGAACGGAGAAGGAGAGATAGAGCAAGAAGACTCAATCAGGAAGACTTAATCAGGAACAATGAAGACAGTAGGTAGGGTTTTAgtcaagaaattttttgagatCGTTTCTCTCCAAATCGGTTCAGCCCTAGGCTAGCTCATGTTAGTGGAAAGATTTACCCATGTCCATGTCCATCTTACTGCTAATTGGGATGGCTCTCGTAGTACTTTTTTATAGTTGTTCGAATAAAAGTCTATCAACTtgttagaaaaaataaaaagacaatCATTATATGTTGACTTGACAAAAAGTAGACTTaataattggttttttttagcAGGACTTAatagtttgttttgtttttcctttctttccatGTGATTTGATTTGTAAAGACACcttttatatatgttcacgATAGTACTTAAATTAGCAGCTCAATTTGCATCCATACAAAGAGGAGGAAGGCGATGATGCGGATTTTCCCAGAAAGTCTGAGCAAACTATGGAGCTTGTGGGAAATCGACGTAATGGTGGTATTAAGCCTCATCTTACAAGGCATTCTCATAGCTTTTGGCAACAAGAGGAAGTACTCAAACAGCAAATGGCTCCGGTTGTTGTGGCTTGCCTACTTGTCCGCAGACTGGGTTGCAACAGTATCCCTCAGCCTCCTTTCCAGCAATTTATCATCAACAAACCACAAAATGAATACCGCAGATGCAGACGACCAAGACGAGATCCTGACAGCATTTTGGGCCCCGTTTCTTCTGCTTCACCTTGGCGGCCCGGACACCATCACTGCATACTCTTTGGAAGACAATGAGTTGTGGTGGAGGCACTTCCTTGTGCTCCTCGTCCAGGTGTCCCTGGCTGTCTATGTGTTTCTTAGGGCCTGGGCTGGTCAGGCACTTAACCTTCTAACCATTCCAGTGTTTGTTGCTGGGATCATCAAGTTTGCGGAGCGGACTTGGGTTTTGAGGTGCGCAAGCAGTAAGCATTTCAGAGATTCTATGTTCTGTTGTCCTGACCCGGGGCCTGATTACGCCAGATACATGGACGAACTGCGCTCGAAGAAGCATGAAGGGTTCGAGGTTGACATAGAGAGAGTGGATGAGGCTCCCACCATTGGTGATTTTTCCTTTACAGCTCCAAGCATCTTTCCAAATACAGCCAATTTGCAGCATGCCGAtgtcttcttcaacattttcaAAAAGCTATTTGCAGATCTCATCCTCAGCATCCATGATATCTTGAAAAGCAAATCCTTCTTCCAGAACAGATCCTACTATGAAGCTTTCAAAGTGATTGAGATTGAGCTTGGGTTCATGTATGATTTGTTTTATACAAAGGCTGTCCTGTATAGTCTCAACGGTGCCATTCTTCGTTTTACCAGTTCTGTTTCCATCATTTCCGTCTCTGTCGCCTTCCTCGTCACGATCGAGAAGCAAGATTATTCAGCAAGAAGTATAATTATTACTTATATGTTGCTGGCTGGTGCTATCATCCTCGATCTCTATGCTGTGATTTTATTTCTACGGTCAGATTGGGCATTGCTATGGTT
It encodes:
- the LOC18783431 gene encoding uncharacterized protein LOC18783431 → MMRIFPESLSKLWSLWEIDVMVVLSLILQGILIAFGNKRKYSNSKWLRLLWLAYLSADWVATVSLSLLSSNLSSTNHKMNTADADDQDEILTAFWAPFLLLHLGGPDTITAYSLEDNELWWRHFLVLLVQVSLAVYVFLRAWAGQALNLLTIPVFVAGIIKFAERTWVLRCASSKHFRDSMFCCPDPGPDYARYMDELRSKKHEGFEVDIERVDEAPTIGDFSFTAPSIFPNTANLQHADVFFNIFKKLFADLILSIHDILKSKSFFQNRSYYEAFKVIEIELGFMYDLFYTKAVLYSLNGAILRFTSSVSIISVSVAFLVTIEKQDYSARSIIITYMLLAGAIILDLYAVILFLRSDWALLWFCKHKTAAHLLYPVISHMSFVENKRWSNEITQYNLILICCEDKPAKYRFLQKVPGICRKLKKSVEVPRELKELIFLQLLKKSTCAPNSAGYKELRDRRVEWVLQNENCIEKLGWSIGEEFDLSVLLWHIATQLCYYSDRDQDKYPNAFPDPNCEASKLLSEYMLYLLVKRSSMLPNGIGQIRFKDTCAEATEFFKQRKCQRSEQDRACKKLREVNSDEILPAEVKGDESKSVLFDACKLAKDLESLETKENWENQKKWQLISHVWVEMLSYAASHCRWNHHAVQLRRGGELLTHVWLLMAHLGLTEQLQTFELQKAIVLNVR